In Nitrobacteraceae bacterium AZCC 1564, the following proteins share a genomic window:
- a CDS encoding RNA polymerase sigma factor (sigma-70 family) (product_source=TIGR02937; cath_funfam=1.10.10.10,1.10.1740.10; cog=COG1595; pfam=PF04542,PF08281; superfamily=88659,88946; tigrfam=TIGR02937), which translates to MRDKDDKALFDEVFLPYLPEAFRLARSLTGNTSDAEDVVQDAAIRAFRGIHTFGAVNARAWSLTIVRNTAYSWLMKNRPKDVVFTDDLAVADRQNLGRENSDGTQVKTPEDIAILKATVEDVRDAIAALPALFREIIVLREMHELNYRDIARITNLPIGTVMSRLSRARQMLIETLGHSSS; encoded by the coding sequence GTGCGGGACAAGGACGACAAAGCTCTCTTCGACGAGGTGTTCCTGCCGTATTTGCCGGAAGCCTTTCGCCTCGCGCGATCGCTGACCGGCAACACGAGCGATGCGGAGGATGTTGTGCAGGATGCCGCCATCCGCGCGTTTCGCGGAATCCATACGTTCGGCGCGGTCAATGCACGCGCGTGGAGCCTGACGATCGTCCGCAACACGGCCTACAGCTGGCTGATGAAGAACCGGCCGAAGGACGTCGTATTCACTGACGATCTTGCTGTTGCCGATCGACAAAACCTGGGGCGTGAAAACTCGGATGGAACGCAAGTCAAAACGCCGGAGGACATCGCGATCCTGAAGGCGACCGTGGAGGATGTCCGCGACGCGATCGCCGCCTTGCCTGCGCTGTTTCGCGAAATCATCGTCCTGCGTGAGATGCATGAATTGAATTATCGGGATATCGCTCGGATTACGAACTTGCCGATTGGAACGGTGATGTCGCGCTTATCGCGCGCCCGGCAGATGCTGATCGAAACATTGGGACACAGCAGTTCATGA
- a CDS encoding MFS family permease (product_source=COG0477; cath_funfam=1.20.1250.20; cog=COG0477; pfam=PF07690; superfamily=103473; transmembrane_helix_parts=Inside_1_6,TMhelix_7_29,Outside_30_43,TMhelix_44_63,Inside_64_82,TMhelix_83_105,Outside_106_133,TMhelix_134_156,Inside_157_164,TMhelix_165_187,Outside_188_206,TMhelix_207_229,Inside_230_282,TMhelix_283_305,Outside_306_355,TMhelix_356_378,Inside_379_386) translates to MSQRQLPIILALGTTQTLAWASSYYLPAILADPIARDLGVSSNWIFGAFSASLVISGLLGPWIGRRIDVVGGRQVLSMSNATLAAGLALLGCSYSIWVLVAAWLLLGVGMGCGLYDAAFGALGRIYGQSARRAITGITLLAGFASTIGWPLTAWGLETIGWRNTCFAWAAAHVLIGLPLNLFFLPSVKDGPSTEVAALKPHIPLDRTMILLAFAFASAWAVTGAMAAHLPRILEAAGATSVQAVSAGALIGPAQVAARIVEANFLSKLHPLVTTRLACLTHPVGVGILAVVGGSASGVFAAFHGAGNGILTIARGTLPLAIFGAENYGYRLGILGAPARVSQAMAPLAFSLLIDQLGSRVLIVSSALSLMAFAALCLLRKGSHAAQ, encoded by the coding sequence ATGAGCCAACGCCAACTGCCGATCATTCTTGCTCTGGGAACGACCCAGACACTGGCTTGGGCGTCGAGTTACTACCTTCCGGCAATTCTGGCGGATCCCATTGCGCGAGACCTCGGCGTGTCGAGCAACTGGATTTTCGGAGCCTTCTCTGCATCGCTGGTGATCTCGGGCTTGCTTGGTCCGTGGATCGGGCGCCGGATCGATGTGGTCGGCGGGCGGCAGGTCCTGTCGATGTCGAATGCTACTCTGGCCGCGGGCCTCGCGTTGCTTGGCTGTTCATACTCCATTTGGGTTCTTGTCGCGGCCTGGCTGCTGCTTGGCGTCGGCATGGGCTGCGGTCTGTACGATGCCGCATTCGGCGCACTGGGCCGAATCTATGGCCAATCAGCACGGCGGGCGATCACCGGCATTACGCTGCTCGCCGGTTTTGCCAGCACCATTGGCTGGCCGCTGACAGCATGGGGACTGGAGACGATCGGTTGGCGCAATACTTGTTTTGCGTGGGCGGCGGCACACGTTCTCATTGGCTTGCCACTGAATCTGTTCTTTCTGCCCAGCGTCAAGGATGGCCCTTCGACCGAGGTCGCTGCGCTCAAGCCGCACATTCCGCTTGATCGCACGATGATCCTGCTGGCGTTTGCATTCGCTAGCGCATGGGCCGTGACAGGCGCGATGGCCGCGCATTTGCCGCGAATCCTGGAAGCGGCGGGCGCAACCAGCGTTCAGGCCGTCAGCGCCGGCGCGCTGATCGGTCCGGCACAAGTCGCTGCACGTATCGTGGAAGCGAACTTCTTGAGCAAGCTACATCCGCTGGTCACGACACGACTTGCGTGTCTGACACATCCGGTGGGCGTCGGAATCCTCGCAGTTGTCGGCGGAAGCGCATCGGGAGTCTTCGCCGCGTTCCATGGCGCGGGAAACGGCATCCTGACCATCGCGCGCGGAACGCTGCCGCTCGCAATCTTCGGTGCGGAGAACTACGGTTATCGGCTGGGCATCCTTGGCGCGCCCGCGCGCGTCTCTCAGGCGATGGCGCCGCTAGCCTTCAGCCTGTTGATTGACCAGCTTGGTAGCCGCGTGCTCATTGTTTCATCTGCATTGAGCCTGATGGCTTTCGCGGCGTTATGCCTTCTCCGCAAAGGTTCGCATGCGGCGCAATGA
- a CDS encoding anti-sigma factor RsiW (product_source=COG5662; cog=COG5662), whose protein sequence is MTSLTRDKDELTLQAYCDGELDAAAMAEFERRLSTDAGLRDSYNAVMALKRSLRRLPSETMPPGLESRVKSAIGAPRSGHRWSWRALAACALIGVLAGSAATTVVERSQIHDETASLVVGNHIRGLLAPQPFDIASSDRHTVKPWFTTRLPESPQVMDLSAAGFILIGGRIDVIGHKPAATIVYKHAAHIVSLTTLPTDQAVPDVKVAGYRVLSWRDADFTYVAVSDISNADLASFQRAFQSEVKRP, encoded by the coding sequence ATGACGTCATTGACGCGAGATAAGGACGAATTGACGTTGCAGGCGTATTGCGACGGTGAGCTCGACGCCGCCGCGATGGCAGAGTTCGAGCGCCGTCTGTCCACAGACGCGGGCCTGCGCGACAGCTACAACGCGGTGATGGCACTCAAGCGAAGCCTTCGCAGGCTTCCGAGCGAAACCATGCCGCCGGGGTTAGAATCTCGGGTGAAGTCAGCGATCGGAGCACCGCGTTCCGGCCATCGCTGGTCATGGCGAGCTCTGGCTGCCTGCGCATTGATCGGCGTGCTCGCAGGAAGTGCAGCAACGACGGTCGTTGAACGATCTCAGATCCATGATGAGACCGCGAGCCTCGTCGTCGGAAATCATATTCGAGGCCTGCTGGCGCCGCAGCCGTTCGATATCGCCTCATCCGACCGGCACACGGTGAAACCATGGTTCACGACGCGCTTGCCGGAATCGCCGCAGGTGATGGACCTTTCCGCTGCCGGCTTCATACTTATCGGCGGACGAATCGATGTCATCGGGCACAAGCCGGCTGCGACGATCGTCTACAAGCACGCGGCGCACATCGTCAGCCTCACAACTCTCCCCACGGACCAGGCTGTCCCTGACGTCAAGGTCGCGGGCTATCGCGTGCTGAGCTGGCGCGACGCCGACTTCACCTATGTCGCTGTATCCGACATTTCCAATGCAGACCTTGCCTCATTCCAACGCGCATTTCAAAGCGAGGTGAAGCGGCCTTAG
- a CDS encoding methyl-accepting chemotaxis protein (product_source=KO:K03406; cath_funfam=1.10.287.950,3.30.450.20; cog=COG0840; ko=KO:K03406; pfam=PF00015,PF00672,PF17200; smart=SM00283,SM00304,SM01049; superfamily=58104; transmembrane_helix_parts=Outside_1_26,TMhelix_27_49,Inside_50_201,TMhelix_202_224,Outside_225_576): MAVYHKVDSVSGAAVNFFNKIKIRTKLYLVLALTAGSLALAIGVSTTHLRQRMMDDRIDKLRAIAEMNYELAQSLEKNVKDGKLSREDAQKQFYSSARAMWYDDHRSYIATGNMEGVWTMNASVPKIEGSRGTKMPNGKYILEHILEKIGNNDEGIAYYDYPKPGQTEFLPKLTYGKKFKPWDMVITTGVWIDDIDADYHEAVLKLAGMGAIILLFAGGFVFVLSRDVNKGLAGLRDKMKKLVDGDLSVDISEASRSDEIGDMAKALEVFKGNTAQMRQLESEQKLLSERAEEQKKQAMRELADSFESRVGRIVSAVSSAATAMQETAKTMSGSAEDTKQLATAVAAGAEEATTNVQSVAAASEELTASITEIGRQVTQASIVARKANEESETTNASVSGLAEAANKIGEVVALINDIASQTNLLALNATIEAARAGEAGKGFAVVASEVKTLATQTSKATDDIRSQITTIQAETQGAVEAIKRISSTIIEVNEISTSIASAMEEQAAATQEITRNVQEAAGSAKDVAHNIAGVSESVDAAGHAASTLLGAADELAAQAGTLRTEVDHFLATVRAA, translated from the coding sequence GTGGCAGTTTATCACAAAGTTGATAGCGTCTCGGGGGCTGCAGTGAATTTCTTCAATAAAATCAAGATCCGGACCAAATTGTATTTGGTTCTGGCGCTCACGGCTGGCTCGCTGGCATTAGCGATTGGCGTGTCCACCACGCATTTGCGTCAGCGTATGATGGACGATCGCATCGATAAGCTGCGTGCCATTGCCGAAATGAATTACGAGCTGGCGCAATCCCTTGAGAAGAACGTCAAGGATGGAAAACTTTCGCGCGAGGACGCTCAGAAGCAGTTCTATAGCAGCGCGCGGGCGATGTGGTACGACGATCACCGCAGCTATATTGCGACCGGCAACATGGAAGGCGTCTGGACCATGAACGCCTCGGTCCCGAAGATCGAGGGATCTCGCGGGACCAAGATGCCGAACGGCAAATACATTCTCGAGCATATCCTCGAAAAGATTGGCAATAACGACGAGGGAATAGCGTATTACGACTACCCGAAGCCGGGTCAGACTGAATTTCTTCCGAAGTTGACCTATGGCAAGAAATTTAAGCCGTGGGACATGGTTATCACGACCGGTGTCTGGATCGATGATATCGACGCGGACTATCACGAGGCGGTCCTGAAACTTGCCGGCATGGGCGCGATCATTCTCCTTTTCGCAGGCGGATTCGTGTTCGTGTTGAGCCGGGACGTCAACAAAGGTCTCGCGGGGCTGCGCGACAAGATGAAGAAGCTTGTCGATGGCGATTTGTCGGTTGACATCAGTGAAGCCTCGCGCAGCGATGAAATCGGCGACATGGCGAAGGCTTTGGAAGTGTTCAAGGGCAACACGGCCCAGATGCGCCAGCTCGAGTCGGAGCAGAAGCTGTTGAGCGAGCGCGCCGAGGAGCAGAAGAAGCAGGCGATGCGCGAACTCGCCGACAGCTTTGAAAGCCGCGTCGGCAGGATCGTCAGCGCGGTGTCGAGCGCCGCAACCGCGATGCAGGAAACCGCGAAAACCATGTCGGGCAGCGCCGAGGACACCAAGCAACTGGCTACTGCCGTTGCTGCCGGTGCCGAGGAGGCGACCACCAATGTTCAAAGCGTCGCTGCGGCGTCCGAAGAGCTGACCGCGTCGATCACCGAAATCGGGCGGCAGGTGACCCAGGCCTCCATCGTTGCCCGCAAGGCCAACGAAGAGAGCGAAACCACCAATGCCAGCGTGTCCGGCCTGGCCGAAGCCGCCAACAAGATCGGTGAAGTGGTGGCCCTCATTAACGACATCGCGAGCCAGACCAATCTGCTGGCGCTGAACGCGACGATCGAGGCGGCGCGGGCGGGAGAAGCCGGCAAAGGCTTCGCGGTGGTGGCATCCGAGGTGAAGACGCTGGCGACCCAGACCTCGAAGGCGACCGACGATATCCGCTCGCAAATCACGACCATCCAGGCTGAGACCCAGGGCGCGGTGGAAGCGATCAAGCGGATCTCGAGCACGATCATCGAGGTGAACGAGATTTCAACCTCGATCGCATCCGCCATGGAAGAGCAGGCTGCTGCAACGCAGGAAATTACGCGGAATGTGCAGGAGGCTGCCGGCTCTGCGAAGGACGTTGCGCACAACATCGCCGGCGTCAGCGAGTCCGTCGACGCCGCCGGGCACGCTGCATCGACCCTGCTCGGCGCCGCCGATGAACTGGCCGCTCAGGCCGGAACATTGCGCACTGAAGTGGACCACTTCCTCGCCACGGTGCGCGCGGCCTGA
- a CDS encoding amicyanin (product_source=TIGR02657; cath_funfam=2.60.40.420; cog=COG3794; pfam=PF13473; superfamily=49503; tigrfam=TIGR02657; transmembrane_helix_parts=Outside_1_19,TMhelix_20_42,Inside_43_97,TMhelix_98_120,Outside_121_127): MKIPANGVCMPAGHPASRREIMIAIPTGLMAGAVMALQAFAAQDSKATITIDNFTFAPAELTVPVGSVVTWINRDDIPHTIVENNKTFRTKALDTEDSYSFTFTTAGTFNYICGLHPFMMGKVIVKP, encoded by the coding sequence ATGAAGATACCGGCCAATGGGGTTTGCATGCCGGCGGGGCATCCTGCCTCCCGACGCGAGATCATGATCGCGATTCCGACAGGTTTGATGGCTGGAGCCGTGATGGCTCTGCAGGCGTTCGCTGCGCAAGACTCGAAAGCCACCATCACGATCGACAATTTCACCTTTGCTCCCGCGGAACTGACGGTGCCGGTAGGCAGCGTCGTCACCTGGATCAATCGCGACGACATTCCCCACACCATTGTCGAGAACAACAAAACCTTCCGCACCAAGGCGCTCGATACCGAGGACTCTTATTCGTTCACGTTCACGACGGCAGGAACCTTCAATTATATTTGCGGCCTCCATCCATTCATGATGGGGAAAGTGATCGTCAAGCCTTGA
- a CDS encoding malonate transporter (product_source=KO:K13936; cog=COG0679; ko=KO:K13936; pfam=PF03547; transmembrane_helix_parts=Outside_1_3,TMhelix_4_26,Inside_27_32,TMhelix_33_52,Outside_53_61,TMhelix_62_84,Inside_85_96,TMhelix_97_119,Outside_120_122,TMhelix_123_145,Inside_146_165,TMhelix_166_188,Outside_189_197,TMhelix_198_220,Inside_221_226,TMhelix_227_249,Outside_250_253,TMhelix_254_276,Inside_277_282,TMhelix_283_305,Outside_306_315), which yields MEVAGLVLPVFAIIVTGWLAGWSGYISRSLADGLVHFAYNIAMPALLIVTIAQEPARNFLEWRFLLAFGGGSILCFGLVFLAVRIGWGRDLANSTMYGMAAAMTNTGFVALPILHSIYGQPAVLPAAIATVFVAGVMFPATVILLESRGRGTHGQSAHSLVLMKHIALNPMVLSTAIGLVWAITGQPIPAPVAAYMNIFAAALTPCALFAIGLGLSLEGVRSNLASSVVLAAVKLVIMPLIVYGLCVATGLNPLYTIAAVVCAAVPTAKTVYILAGEYKVEEPLVAATISITTLLSVPTLLVWLYALSELAAPAG from the coding sequence ATGGAAGTCGCCGGCCTGGTGCTTCCCGTGTTTGCAATCATTGTTACCGGCTGGCTGGCCGGTTGGTCCGGCTACATATCCCGCTCGCTGGCCGACGGGCTCGTGCACTTCGCCTATAATATCGCAATGCCGGCGCTGCTGATCGTCACCATCGCGCAGGAGCCGGCACGTAATTTTCTGGAATGGCGCTTTCTGCTGGCATTCGGCGGCGGCTCCATCTTGTGCTTCGGTCTTGTCTTTCTGGCAGTCCGCATCGGCTGGGGCCGAGATCTCGCCAACAGCACGATGTATGGAATGGCGGCAGCGATGACCAACACCGGTTTCGTGGCGTTGCCGATCCTGCACTCGATCTACGGCCAACCTGCCGTTTTGCCCGCTGCCATTGCGACGGTGTTCGTGGCGGGGGTGATGTTTCCTGCGACTGTCATCCTCCTGGAAAGCAGAGGACGGGGCACGCACGGACAATCGGCGCACTCGCTCGTTCTGATGAAGCACATTGCGCTCAATCCTATGGTGCTATCGACGGCGATTGGTCTGGTGTGGGCGATCACAGGCCAGCCTATTCCAGCCCCGGTCGCAGCCTATATGAACATCTTCGCGGCCGCGCTCACACCTTGCGCGCTTTTCGCGATAGGACTCGGCCTGTCGCTTGAAGGAGTGCGCTCGAACCTCGCTTCGTCCGTGGTGCTCGCGGCTGTGAAGCTCGTGATCATGCCGTTGATTGTCTACGGCTTGTGCGTGGCGACAGGTCTCAATCCGCTCTACACGATCGCCGCCGTCGTCTGTGCCGCCGTGCCGACCGCGAAGACGGTGTACATCCTGGCAGGCGAGTACAAGGTGGAGGAGCCGCTGGTCGCGGCCACGATCTCGATCACCACGTTGCTATCGGTCCCCACTCTGCTGGTCTGGCTCTACGCTCTTTCAGAGCTTGCGGCACCGGCAGGCTAA
- a CDS encoding 3',5'-cyclic AMP phosphodiesterase CpdA (product_source=COG1409; cath_funfam=3.60.21.10; cog=COG1409; pfam=PF00149; superfamily=56300; transmembrane_helix_parts=Inside_1_20,TMhelix_21_43,Outside_44_315): protein MSRKHIEDGGPEMNRRHTLECMVWAGTGVLWTMCGGVPVAHGLLGEARAADSTDFSFLQMSDSHIGFNKAANPDALGTLREAVAKVKAMTAKPSFIIHTGDITHLSKPTEFDNADQAFTETALQMHYVPGEHDLIDEDRGKAYLDRYGKGTKGSGWYSFDDHGVHFIGLVNVVDLKGGGLGNLGAEQLAWLEDDLRDKSASTPIVVFAHIPLYILYQQWGWGTADGERALALLKRFGSVTVLNGHIHQLAQKVEGNMTFHTALSTAFPQPVPGTAPSPGPMVVPAEKLRSTLGLSTVTLRQGNKPLAIVDATLAT from the coding sequence ATGAGCCGAAAGCATATTGAAGACGGTGGACCCGAGATGAATCGCCGTCACACCCTTGAGTGCATGGTGTGGGCTGGAACTGGCGTGCTCTGGACCATGTGTGGAGGCGTCCCGGTCGCCCACGGCTTGCTGGGCGAAGCGCGGGCCGCAGACTCGACAGATTTCAGTTTTCTGCAAATGAGCGACAGCCATATCGGCTTCAACAAGGCTGCCAATCCGGACGCGCTTGGCACGCTACGCGAAGCCGTTGCGAAGGTAAAAGCGATGACGGCGAAACCTTCGTTCATTATCCACACCGGCGATATCACCCATCTGTCGAAACCGACCGAGTTCGATAACGCCGACCAAGCTTTCACAGAGACCGCGCTTCAGATGCACTACGTTCCCGGCGAGCATGACCTCATCGACGAGGATCGGGGCAAAGCGTATCTGGATCGCTACGGCAAAGGGACGAAAGGTTCAGGCTGGTATAGCTTCGATGATCACGGCGTTCACTTCATCGGACTCGTAAACGTCGTCGATCTCAAAGGTGGCGGTCTTGGCAACCTGGGCGCAGAGCAGTTGGCGTGGCTTGAAGATGACCTCAGAGACAAATCCGCCAGCACGCCGATTGTCGTCTTCGCTCACATTCCGCTTTACATCCTTTATCAGCAATGGGGATGGGGCACGGCGGACGGCGAGCGAGCGCTGGCGCTTCTGAAGCGGTTTGGCTCTGTGACTGTTCTGAACGGACACATCCATCAACTGGCGCAGAAAGTCGAAGGCAACATGACCTTCCATACCGCGCTGTCGACGGCTTTTCCGCAGCCGGTGCCCGGTACGGCACCGTCTCCGGGGCCTATGGTCGTGCCTGCCGAAAAATTGCGGAGCACGCTTGGACTGTCCACCGTCACGCTGCGCCAGGGCAACAAGCCACTCGCCATTGTCGACGCGACGCTCGCGACCTAG